One Halarcobacter ebronensis genomic window carries:
- a CDS encoding LysR family transcriptional regulator: MDSNLLKVFISVANTKSISQGAKELGFTQSNVTLRIKQLEKSLGYELFHRTNRGVVLSLEGQKFLPYAIDIVKKVEEATLKMRNIDHQELLRIGSTQSNATIRLSKFIDRLNEDFQDMKLEFVVDSSLNLIEQLLDYKLDIAFVNGDPKHKDLEVLNSFKEDIVLVESKEKEPQNTIYAYKNGCINRIYLEKYLTEEKKTQYKKVNLENYELILACVKAGYGVTLFSRQIIQKFGYENKLKITTMDFSLDTYLVCRKDYFPMIEDYLRKIEL, translated from the coding sequence TTGGATTCAAATCTTTTAAAAGTCTTTATCTCTGTTGCAAATACAAAAAGTATTTCACAAGGTGCGAAAGAACTTGGTTTTACACAATCAAATGTAACTTTACGGATAAAACAGTTGGAAAAATCTCTTGGATATGAACTTTTTCATAGAACAAATAGAGGAGTTGTTTTAAGTTTAGAGGGGCAAAAGTTTCTTCCTTATGCAATTGATATTGTAAAAAAGGTTGAAGAAGCAACTCTAAAAATGAGAAATATAGACCATCAAGAGTTATTAAGAATTGGTTCAACTCAATCAAATGCAACTATTAGACTTTCAAAATTTATTGATAGATTAAATGAGGATTTCCAAGATATGAAGTTGGAGTTTGTAGTTGATAGTAGTTTAAATCTTATTGAACAACTATTGGATTATAAACTTGATATAGCTTTTGTAAATGGTGATCCCAAACACAAAGATTTGGAAGTTTTAAATAGTTTTAAAGAGGATATAGTTTTAGTCGAATCTAAAGAGAAAGAGCCTCAAAACACTATTTATGCTTATAAAAATGGGTGTATAAATAGAATATATTTAGAAAAATATTTAACAGAAGAGAAAAAAACCCAATATAAAAAAGTAAACCTTGAAAACTATGAGTTAATATTGGCTTGTGTAAAAGCAGGTTATGGGGTAACTCTTTTTTCAAGGCAGATAATTCAAAAATTTGGATATGAAAACAAACTAAAAATCACAACTATGGATTTTAGTTTGGATACTTATTTAGTTTGTAGAAAAGATTATTTTCCTATGATTGAGGATTATTTAAGAAAAATAGAGCTTTAA
- a CDS encoding nucleotidyltransferase domain-containing protein, translated as MISVNSDSDILIEFENNLPNIYEKKLDLKNTLENHFHLNVDIAREKYLKPFAKNEILKEVVYV; from the coding sequence GTGATATCTGTAAATAGTGATAGTGATATTCTAATAGAGTTTGAAAATAATCTTCCAAATATTTATGAAAAAAAGCTTGATTTAAAAAATACTTTAGAAAATCATTTTCATCTAAATGTTGATATTGCAAGGGAAAAATACCTAAAACCTTTTGCTAAAAATGAGATTCTAAAAGAGGTTGTTTATGTCTAA
- a CDS encoding DUF1656 domain-containing protein, which yields MDQIISLFGVQIPALIVMFVFAGIIQIALNRVLLDLRVYEFVWHPGLFRTALFMCIFTSISLLIYK from the coding sequence ATGGATCAAATCATATCACTTTTTGGAGTACAAATTCCTGCACTAATTGTTATGTTTGTTTTTGCAGGTATTATACAAATAGCTCTAAACAGAGTTTTATTGGACTTAAGGGTTTATGAGTTTGTCTGGCACCCCGGACTTTTTAGAACAGCACTTTTTATGTGCATATTTACATCTATTTCACTACTAATTTATAAATAA
- a CDS encoding sulfite exporter TauE/SafE family protein, which translates to MENSFILILCLTLLFASIVHGAIGFGFGMISTPIVALFTDMQTTILYMLIPTMGANIVSISSEGNFLEALKKFWFIITLMVIGSALGTVLLLYTNSNLFKLLLAAIIFLYLLQSVVKIEATFVSKYPKSSTYGLGIFGGMLSGLTNIVAPLMIMYTLELKYTRKDTVQLSNLCFLFTKIGQISVFLLHGSFTMEDFNISMIGLTATFIGMYLGIKVKKLIDAKLYVKILKVLLFIIASMLVFQTVQF; encoded by the coding sequence ATGGAAAACAGTTTTATACTGATTCTTTGTTTAACTCTTTTATTTGCTTCTATTGTTCATGGGGCTATTGGTTTTGGTTTTGGGATGATTTCTACTCCTATTGTGGCTTTGTTTACTGATATGCAAACTACTATTTTATATATGCTTATTCCAACTATGGGTGCAAATATTGTAAGTATTTCAAGTGAGGGTAATTTTTTAGAGGCTTTGAAAAAGTTTTGGTTTATTATAACTTTGATGGTAATAGGTAGTGCTTTAGGTACGGTTTTATTACTTTATACAAATTCAAATCTTTTTAAACTCTTACTTGCTGCAATTATATTTTTGTATCTTCTTCAATCTGTTGTAAAAATTGAAGCTACTTTTGTATCAAAATATCCAAAATCTTCTACTTATGGTTTAGGAATCTTTGGTGGAATGTTATCTGGTCTTACAAATATTGTTGCACCACTTATGATAATGTACACTTTAGAGTTAAAATATACAAGAAAGGATACTGTTCAGTTATCTAATCTTTGTTTTTTATTTACAAAAATTGGTCAAATATCTGTATTTTTACTTCATGGAAGTTTTACTATGGAAGATTTTAATATCTCAATGATTGGGCTTACGGCAACATTTATAGGAATGTATTTAGGAATAAAAGTTAAAAAACTAATTGATGCAAAACTCTATGTGAAGATATTAAAAGTTTTACTTTTTATAATAGCTTCAATGCTTGTATTTCAAACGGTACAATTTTAA
- a CDS encoding DUF6172 family protein gives MKKTFILQVENKADDRVVESIKHEIRKYIKREQRKPLPEGKDFWFFDCKFAKEEETPQDIPFSDIIKCINEAANEKCKTFYLEILSRAEKRPEKEVVGDIENIEELSSEDEIKED, from the coding sequence GTGAAAAAAACTTTTATACTACAAGTTGAAAATAAAGCCGATGATAGAGTAGTAGAATCTATTAAACACGAAATAAGAAAATATATAAAAAGAGAACAAAGAAAACCTCTACCAGAGGGAAAAGATTTTTGGTTTTTTGATTGTAAATTTGCAAAAGAAGAAGAAACACCTCAAGATATACCATTTTCAGATATTATAAAATGCATAAATGAAGCTGCAAATGAAAAATGCAAAACATTTTACCTAGAGATACTCTCAAGAGCAGAAAAAAGACCTGAAAAAGAAGTAGTAGGCGATATTGAAAATATTGAAGAACTCTCTTCTGAAGATGAAATAAAAGAGGATTAA
- a CDS encoding HlyD family secretion protein: protein MNKTIIKLIRYLITFAIVAVASILTIHLWNNYADSTWTRDGRIRADITLVAPDVSGLITNIYVKDNQYVKKGDKLFEIDKKRFETAINSLESTLKAKEANYLMRKAEYDKRIKANDAIVPKDVKDDAKYNLIMAKEDYNEVKARLDLAKLNLERSTIYAPTNGWVNNLLLKVGDFIQIGQSHLSILNDKSFWVYGYFEEHKIPKLNIGDITIMKPLGTNYELKGHIESIASGITDRDNDRGSGLLANVNPSFTWVKLAQRIPVRIAIDEIPENYILRAGVTCTIEVVKKGNSSKEKTL from the coding sequence ATGAATAAAACAATTATTAAACTAATAAGATATCTGATTACCTTTGCAATTGTTGCTGTGGCATCAATATTAACAATACATTTATGGAATAACTATGCAGATTCAACTTGGACAAGAGATGGAAGAATAAGAGCTGATATTACCCTTGTTGCTCCAGATGTTTCAGGTCTTATAACAAATATATATGTAAAAGATAATCAATATGTAAAAAAGGGAGATAAACTTTTTGAAATTGATAAAAAAAGATTTGAAACAGCTATAAACTCTTTGGAATCAACCCTAAAAGCAAAAGAGGCTAACTATCTAATGAGAAAAGCTGAGTATGACAAAAGAATAAAAGCAAATGATGCAATTGTTCCAAAAGATGTAAAAGATGATGCAAAATATAATCTAATAATGGCAAAAGAGGATTACAATGAAGTAAAAGCAAGACTAGATTTAGCAAAACTAAATTTGGAACGTTCAACAATCTACGCACCAACAAATGGCTGGGTAAACAATCTACTTTTAAAAGTTGGTGATTTTATTCAAATAGGTCAAAGCCATCTTTCAATTTTAAATGACAAAAGTTTTTGGGTATATGGTTATTTTGAAGAGCACAAAATACCAAAACTAAATATTGGTGATATAACTATTATGAAACCTTTGGGAACAAATTATGAACTAAAAGGTCATATTGAGAGTATTGCAAGTGGTATTACAGATAGGGACAATGACAGAGGAAGCGGACTTTTAGCAAATGTAAATCCTTCATTTACGTGGGTAAAATTAGCTCAAAGGATCCCTGTTAGAATTGCAATAGATGAGATCCCTGAAAATTATATACTAAGAGCAGGAGTAACTTGTACAATTGAAGTGGTAAAAAAAGGTAACAGTTCTAAAGAGAAAACTCTTTAG
- a CDS encoding diguanylate cyclase: MRKSDTIYWSSNFWIVILSLGLAYVFSFSSAYDNLKNYFNDTLQYLASDEKYFSDSVVVDINNSSLKMLEKDFGHWPYTRDKYVLIIEFLQSMNVEKIVFDINFADPRVGDDIFKKTIAKYNNVFFVTSALKETIPMNTEDKKKLKEISWGLDSDMPALKYKSLLLPHENLLNKDTIYKLGITSVLEDSDGLIRSIPMLYNVDSYLFPSLLLRIQFPHINIPNIKYNTKTNELITDKRVFYTDKQNRIKLFYPKNANSIISIPFYKISEVALNKKTISNNNFFRGKTVFIGSSAFLSDRINTPKGAMSGSYLLAIAYESIKNNLLLKDNNKIVNGIFLLISVLFSLYLSTRKELYKKSVFITTALAIISSFVLGILFLRFFHLETNLFFAILVIVFTIVSTVITFQISLSKYNKKLIDETKKLYNEANCDTLTGLLNRRGFDEQYNKYKEIIAKAKSSQSACFAVCDLDHFKRVNDTYGHDIGDVVLEKFANLLKKHLRDNDIPVRWGGEEFIILLRDTNIDESIIVLNRVREICEKMEINTPQGILKVSVSIGVTLIDDFSNPIDLYMKKADLGLYQAKRIGRNKVCIG, encoded by the coding sequence ATGAGAAAATCAGATACTATTTATTGGTCAAGTAACTTTTGGATAGTTATCTTATCATTAGGTCTGGCATATGTATTTTCATTTAGTTCTGCCTATGATAATCTAAAAAACTATTTTAATGATACTTTACAATATTTAGCATCTGATGAGAAATACTTTAGCGATTCAGTAGTTGTAGATATAAACAATAGTTCACTAAAAATGCTAGAAAAAGATTTTGGACATTGGCCTTATACAAGAGATAAATATGTATTAATAATTGAGTTTTTACAATCAATGAATGTAGAAAAAATCGTATTTGATATCAACTTTGCAGATCCAAGAGTTGGTGATGATATTTTTAAAAAAACTATTGCAAAGTATAATAATGTATTTTTTGTAACTAGCGCATTAAAAGAAACTATTCCAATGAACACAGAAGATAAAAAGAAGTTAAAAGAGATCTCTTGGGGATTAGATTCAGATATGCCTGCACTAAAATACAAAAGTTTACTTCTCCCCCACGAGAATTTACTTAACAAAGATACAATTTACAAACTAGGAATAACTTCTGTTTTAGAGGATAGTGATGGCTTAATTAGGTCAATTCCTATGTTATACAATGTTGATTCATATTTATTTCCATCTTTGCTTTTAAGAATCCAGTTTCCCCATATTAATATTCCTAATATTAAATATAATACAAAAACAAATGAACTTATAACAGATAAAAGAGTATTTTATACAGATAAACAAAATAGAATAAAACTTTTTTATCCTAAAAATGCAAACTCAATCATATCAATCCCTTTTTACAAAATAAGTGAAGTGGCTTTAAATAAGAAAACTATCTCAAATAACAACTTCTTTAGAGGAAAAACAGTTTTTATAGGAAGTTCTGCTTTCTTATCTGATAGAATCAATACTCCAAAAGGGGCTATGTCAGGTTCATATTTACTTGCAATTGCCTATGAATCAATAAAAAATAATCTATTATTAAAAGATAATAATAAAATTGTAAATGGTATTTTCTTGCTTATATCTGTTTTATTCTCTTTATATTTAAGTACAAGAAAAGAGCTATACAAGAAGAGTGTATTTATTACTACTGCTTTAGCTATTATTTCAAGCTTTGTTTTAGGCATTTTATTTTTGAGATTTTTTCATTTAGAAACTAACTTGTTTTTTGCCATATTAGTTATTGTATTTACTATAGTATCTACAGTGATAACTTTTCAAATCTCTTTATCTAAGTACAATAAAAAGTTAATTGATGAAACCAAAAAGTTATACAATGAAGCAAATTGTGATACTTTAACAGGTCTTTTAAATAGACGAGGATTTGATGAACAATATAATAAATATAAAGAGATTATTGCAAAAGCTAAATCTTCACAGAGTGCTTGTTTTGCAGTTTGTGATTTAGACCACTTCAAAAGGGTAAATGATACTTATGGACACGATATTGGAGATGTGGTTTTAGAAAAGTTTGCAAACCTTCTTAAAAAGCATTTGAGAGACAATGATATTCCTGTTAGATGGGGAGGAGAAGAGTTCATAATCTTACTTAGAGATACAAACATAGATGAATCAATCATTGTATTAAATAGAGTAAGAGAAATATGTGAGAAAATGGAAATAAATACGCCTCAAGGTATTTTAAAAGTTTCTGTAAGTATTGGTGTTACACTTATAGATGACTTCTCTAATCCTATTGATTTATATATGAAAAAAGCTGACCTTGGATTATACCAAGCAAAAAGAATAGGTAGAAATAAAGTCTGTATAGGATAA
- the htpG gene encoding molecular chaperone HtpG has protein sequence MAKHQFQTEVGQLLHLMTHSLYSNKEIFIRELVSNASDAIDKLNYLKLTDENMKLKLPENWSGQINIKLDEKDKSITISDNGIGMNEEDLIASIGTIAKSGTKSFVENLTGDAKKDSNLIGQFGVGFYSVFMVADNVDVISKKAGEDTAYKWSSTGTGEFDLNPCIKDENGTVIYIKLKDDEVDDYTSKYRVETIVKKYSNHIAYPIFLNYSEEVTEKLSEEDKKAGKEPKKTIENKREKANEATALWTQPKAKLKDEDYNEFYKSISHDSQDPMLTIHTKAEGVSEYTTLFYIPKTAPMDMYRADYQPGVKLYVKRVFITDSEKELLPTYLRFVRGIIDSEDLPLNVSREILQENRVMANIKQASIKKILSEIKKLAKDEEKYKEFVAQYNRPLKEGAYQDFTNKELLLELLRFKSSKLEKGEMTSLEAYKDRANSEQKAIYYIIGENENILRNSPLLESYKKNDIEVLILDDKEIDEIITPMYGAFKEWEFKDITACEAPKVEQTEEEKKEVEEKFKDITEKIKAALGEAVKEVKVTTRLSSSPSCVVKDAGDAQMAQMMQMMRAMGQEMPESAPILEINPDHEIVTKLKNVSDEKMVEDVSWVLLDQAKLSEGMEITDTVAFAQRLSRITAKAL, from the coding sequence ATGGCAAAACATCAATTTCAAACAGAAGTAGGTCAACTATTACATTTGATGACTCACTCACTATATTCAAATAAAGAGATTTTTATAAGAGAGCTTGTGTCAAATGCAAGTGATGCGATAGATAAGCTAAACTATTTAAAACTAACCGATGAGAATATGAAATTAAAACTACCAGAAAATTGGTCTGGTCAAATCAATATCAAGCTAGATGAAAAAGATAAATCTATTACGATTTCTGATAATGGTATTGGTATGAATGAAGAGGATTTAATAGCTTCAATTGGTACAATTGCAAAATCAGGAACTAAATCATTTGTTGAAAATTTAACAGGTGATGCTAAAAAAGATTCAAATCTTATTGGTCAATTTGGAGTTGGATTTTATTCTGTATTTATGGTTGCAGATAATGTTGATGTAATCTCAAAAAAAGCAGGTGAAGATACAGCATACAAATGGTCAAGTACAGGTACAGGAGAGTTTGATTTAAATCCTTGTATAAAAGATGAAAATGGTACAGTTATCTATATCAAACTAAAAGATGATGAAGTAGATGATTATACTTCAAAATATAGAGTTGAAACTATTGTTAAAAAATACTCTAATCATATTGCATATCCAATCTTCTTAAACTATAGCGAAGAGGTAACTGAAAAGTTAAGTGAAGAGGATAAAAAAGCAGGAAAAGAGCCTAAAAAAACAATAGAGAATAAAAGAGAAAAAGCAAATGAAGCAACAGCTTTATGGACTCAACCAAAAGCAAAACTAAAAGATGAAGATTATAATGAGTTTTATAAATCTATCTCTCATGATTCTCAAGATCCAATGCTTACAATTCATACAAAAGCAGAGGGTGTAAGTGAATATACTACACTTTTTTATATTCCTAAAACTGCTCCAATGGATATGTACAGAGCTGACTATCAACCAGGAGTTAAACTATATGTAAAAAGAGTATTTATAACTGATAGCGAAAAAGAGCTTCTACCTACTTATCTTAGATTTGTAAGGGGTATTATTGATAGTGAAGATCTGCCACTAAATGTTAGTAGAGAGATTCTACAAGAAAATAGAGTAATGGCAAATATAAAACAAGCTTCAATCAAAAAAATTCTAAGCGAGATTAAAAAACTAGCTAAAGATGAAGAGAAATACAAAGAGTTTGTTGCTCAATATAACAGACCTTTAAAAGAGGGTGCATATCAAGATTTCACAAATAAAGAGCTTCTTTTAGAGCTACTTAGATTCAAATCTTCTAAACTAGAAAAAGGTGAAATGACTTCATTAGAAGCTTATAAAGATAGAGCAAATAGTGAACAAAAAGCTATCTATTATATTATAGGTGAAAATGAAAATATCCTAAGAAACTCTCCACTTTTAGAGAGTTATAAGAAAAATGATATTGAAGTTTTAATTTTAGATGATAAAGAGATAGATGAGATTATTACTCCAATGTATGGAGCATTTAAAGAGTGGGAATTTAAAGATATTACTGCTTGTGAAGCACCAAAAGTTGAACAAACAGAAGAAGAGAAAAAAGAGGTTGAAGAGAAGTTCAAAGATATAACTGAAAAAATCAAAGCAGCTTTAGGTGAAGCTGTAAAAGAGGTAAAAGTTACAACTAGACTTTCAAGCTCTCCATCTTGTGTTGTAAAAGATGCAGGTGATGCACAAATGGCTCAAATGATGCAAATGATGAGAGCTATGGGACAAGAGATGCCAGAATCAGCTCCAATTTTAGAGATTAACCCTGACCATGAAATCGTTACCAAACTAAAAAATGTAAGTGATGAAAAAATGGTAGAGGATGTATCTTGGGTACTACTTGACCAAGCTAAATTAAGTGAAGGTATGGAGATTACTGATACTGTGGCATTCGCTCAAAGATTATCAAGAATCACTGCAAAAGCCCTATAA
- a CDS encoding FUSC family protein, whose product MTITRDDFKIATGEWINKDLPTLLYVFKSVCACLLALSLCMVFNLSMPQTAVFTVFIVMQPFSGPVFSKSFYRLIGTVIGTTMAITFIALFAQDRVAFTLFFALWAGFCAAIGFMARNFMSYGFVMSGYTIAVVTMPIIQTPERVFTFGIDRFFEVIIGLISASFISEVLFPQNLSKSLRRSENNKFNLLMETFSNMKNIFTFNAQAVNFNRDILGTDTLRVNSNFETNINKRDSVYLKRLNYEFSHISTTFLSLRNIINNSKNNEEFITSLQNIYANLEEVLKDFHEKPIDNKNIDNLLFELRRIKQLSYENIEKEKNNLKFENNFELKNDFKTICILINRLQDELYEYCNTYLGFINKDKKIKIDENFVQNIKFSTYSDNLLIMLMIVRATSAMIAMMCLWMVSGWQYAAFGVIPAIANTLLLSTAPNPQGIIKSTIIGATIGLVITPIYNFYIIPSFVTDLPTMCLALTPILAILSLMMILPGKSFIGFGILLVFITTVAVNSSYHSDFAFFFGTAMATIVGLMMSTLSFILFDFTSNSWIESRVRKVLSKQINILIKDDLALQRAKLEMLNFDLMQRYSVVGRLDTNTNSKIFTWILSTVEIGKAIINIRKKATLIEGRKPIQIRLILNYLEKMFDQKDKEDKNVYRKKIEKLMHDLENKKLKSANGQKILNDISTEIGIIYSIIKNREFLPIQGER is encoded by the coding sequence TTGACAATAACTAGAGATGATTTTAAAATAGCAACTGGTGAGTGGATTAATAAAGATTTACCAACTCTTTTATATGTTTTTAAATCTGTTTGTGCTTGTTTATTGGCTTTAAGTTTGTGCATGGTGTTTAATCTTTCTATGCCTCAAACAGCTGTTTTTACAGTTTTTATTGTAATGCAACCCTTTAGTGGACCAGTTTTTTCAAAAAGTTTTTATAGACTTATAGGAACTGTAATTGGAACAACTATGGCAATTACATTTATTGCACTTTTTGCTCAAGATAGAGTTGCTTTTACTCTATTTTTTGCTCTTTGGGCAGGATTTTGTGCCGCAATTGGATTTATGGCAAGAAATTTTATGTCATATGGTTTTGTAATGAGTGGATATACAATTGCTGTTGTAACAATGCCAATAATCCAAACTCCTGAAAGGGTTTTTACTTTTGGTATTGATAGATTTTTTGAGGTTATTATTGGACTTATCTCTGCAAGTTTTATAAGTGAAGTACTGTTTCCTCAGAATTTAAGTAAAAGTCTTAGAAGAAGTGAAAACAATAAATTCAATCTTCTAATGGAAACCTTTTCAAATATGAAAAATATCTTTACTTTTAATGCCCAAGCAGTAAATTTTAATAGGGATATTTTAGGTACAGATACTTTAAGAGTAAATAGTAATTTTGAAACAAATATTAATAAAAGAGATAGTGTATATCTAAAAAGACTTAACTATGAATTTTCTCATATTAGTACAACTTTCTTATCACTAAGAAATATTATAAACAATAGTAAAAACAACGAAGAGTTTATTACAAGTTTACAAAATATCTATGCAAATTTAGAAGAGGTTTTAAAAGATTTCCATGAAAAACCCATTGACAATAAAAACATTGATAATCTATTATTTGAATTAAGAAGAATAAAACAACTAAGCTATGAAAATATTGAGAAAGAGAAAAACAATCTAAAATTTGAAAATAATTTTGAACTTAAAAATGATTTCAAAACAATCTGTATTTTAATAAATAGATTACAAGATGAACTTTATGAATATTGTAATACCTATTTGGGTTTTATAAATAAAGACAAAAAAATAAAAATTGATGAAAATTTTGTACAAAATATCAAATTCTCAACCTATAGTGATAATCTTTTGATAATGTTGATGATTGTAAGAGCTACCTCTGCAATGATTGCAATGATGTGTTTATGGATGGTTTCTGGGTGGCAATATGCAGCCTTTGGGGTAATCCCTGCAATTGCAAATACTCTACTTTTAAGTACAGCTCCAAATCCACAAGGGATCATAAAAAGTACCATAATAGGAGCAACTATAGGGTTGGTAATCACACCAATTTATAATTTTTATATTATCCCCTCTTTTGTGACAGATCTGCCAACCATGTGCCTTGCACTAACACCAATATTGGCAATATTATCCCTTATGATGATTTTACCTGGAAAAAGTTTTATTGGATTTGGTATTTTATTAGTATTTATTACAACAGTTGCTGTAAATAGCTCATATCATTCAGATTTTGCTTTCTTTTTTGGAACAGCAATGGCAACAATAGTTGGGCTTATGATGTCAACTCTTAGTTTTATACTTTTTGATTTTACTTCAAATTCTTGGATTGAATCAAGGGTTAGAAAAGTATTAAGCAAACAGATAAATATCTTGATTAAAGATGACTTAGCTCTTCAAAGGGCAAAGTTGGAGATGTTAAACTTTGATTTAATGCAAAGATATTCAGTTGTTGGTAGACTTGATACAAATACAAACTCCAAAATATTTACTTGGATTTTATCAACTGTGGAGATTGGAAAAGCAATTATTAATATAAGAAAAAAAGCCACGTTGATTGAGGGAAGAAAACCAATACAAATAAGATTGATATTAAACTATTTGGAGAAAATGTTTGATCAAAAAGATAAAGAAGATAAAAATGTATATAGAAAAAAAATCGAGAAATTAATGCATGATTTAGAAAATAAAAAACTAAAATCTGCCAATGGGCAAAAAATATTAAATGATATAAGTACAGAGATAGGAATCATCTACTCTATTATAAAAAATAGAGAGTTTCTACCTATTCAAGGAGAGAGATAA
- a CDS encoding FecR family protein, which translates to MNNKKYIFIFVFLILCIIGFIYYKLEYSKNTFAQIVSKVGTVNIVDKNGKVLSEIEEGYKLENGEFLETKDNSSVTIRFVDNSIAIISENSLVSMSKLIYDESSKQSISNILLLKGKIESNVTDQETFGSEYKVTTPTLQLAVRGTIFNVHLGEKDTKAFVTEGKILVSNEKSSLLLKTGYGIVVDETNELGSPIALLSKPLIDINELNVEYYKKYLSWQKLENAEKYHVQIYSISNYDSLVYDKYINETELNIDSLKNGKYKIDIIAVDKYGLEGFKLEEFFEVNSNPIPPIVNAPINNEKSKKILFSWKKSDEADKYILEISKTRSFEKILIRVNNLNATLEEISLPLQKGEYFIRMSSIDISKNKGPYSTIYPFKVDEK; encoded by the coding sequence GTGAATAATAAAAAGTATATATTTATATTTGTATTTTTAATATTATGTATTATTGGATTTATATATTATAAGCTTGAATATTCAAAAAATACTTTTGCCCAAATAGTTTCTAAAGTAGGAACTGTTAACATAGTTGATAAAAATGGAAAAGTGCTATCAGAAATAGAAGAGGGGTATAAATTAGAAAATGGTGAATTCCTTGAAACAAAGGATAACTCTTCTGTAACAATAAGGTTTGTAGATAACTCAATTGCAATTATTTCAGAAAATTCATTAGTTTCTATGAGTAAATTAATATATGATGAATCTTCTAAACAATCTATTTCAAATATACTACTTCTAAAAGGGAAAATAGAATCAAATGTTACAGATCAAGAAACTTTTGGTTCAGAGTATAAAGTAACTACTCCCACACTGCAATTGGCAGTTAGAGGAACTATTTTCAATGTTCATCTTGGAGAAAAAGATACAAAAGCTTTTGTAACAGAAGGGAAGATATTAGTCTCAAATGAAAAATCATCTTTACTTCTAAAAACTGGATACGGTATAGTTGTAGATGAAACAAATGAGTTAGGCTCTCCTATTGCACTGTTAAGCAAACCTTTGATTGATATAAATGAACTAAATGTTGAATACTATAAAAAATATTTGTCGTGGCAAAAACTTGAAAATGCAGAAAAATATCATGTTCAAATCTACTCTATTTCAAACTATGATTCACTTGTTTATGATAAGTATATCAATGAAACAGAACTAAATATAGATAGTTTAAAAAATGGAAAATACAAAATAGATATAATAGCAGTGGACAAATATGGTTTAGAAGGATTTAAACTAGAAGAGTTTTTTGAAGTAAATTCAAATCCTATACCTCCTATTGTAAATGCTCCTATTAATAATGAGAAATCTAAAAAGATTTTATTTTCTTGGAAAAAGTCTGATGAAGCAGATAAATATATACTTGAAATCTCAAAAACTAGAAGTTTTGAGAAAATATTAATTAGAGTAAATAATTTAAATGCTACTTTAGAGGAGATCTCTTTACCTCTTCAAAAAGGTGAATATTTTATAAGAATGTCAAGTATTGATATTTCAAAAAATAAAGGTCCTTATAGTACAATTTATCCTTTTAAAGTAGATGAAAAATGA